From Coleofasciculus sp. FACHB-1120, one genomic window encodes:
- a CDS encoding Precorrin-3B methylase: MAKQENPLTGEALVKEVCRRIRVARSYWDAHKNAACRGERDRALALYNTLTKEQKDQIPQQLRVWLRYRSEKYFGAHRTPPKSKRKSK, encoded by the coding sequence ATGGCAAAGCAGGAAAATCCCCTTACGGGAGAAGCGCTAGTTAAGGAAGTCTGTCGGCGGATTCGGGTTGCCCGTAGCTACTGGGATGCTCATAAGAACGCTGCTTGTCGGGGAGAACGCGATCGCGCTTTAGCTCTTTACAACACGCTGACAAAAGAACAAAAAGACCAGATTCCGCAGCAGTTGCGGGTATGGCTTCGCTACCGCAGTGAAAAATACTTTGGCGCACACCGAACGCCACCCAAGTCGAAACGAAAGTCAAAATAG